The Planococcus liqunii genome includes a region encoding these proteins:
- the speE gene encoding spermidine synthase → MAGIWYTEKQTENFGITMKINKTLHTEQTDFQYLEMAETAEWGNMLFLDGMVMTSEKDEFVYHEMVAHVPLFTHPNPENVLVVGGGDGGVIREVLKHPSVKKATLVDIDGKVIEYSKKFLPSIASGLEDSRVDVIVGDGFMHIAESENKYDVIMVDSTEPVGPAVNLFTKGFYAGISKALKEDGIFVAQSDNPWFKADLIEQVQKDVKEIFPITKLYLANIPTYPSGLWAFTIGSKKYNPLEVPAERFHDIETKYYTKELHNAAFVLPKFVKDLAGE, encoded by the coding sequence ATGGCAGGAATTTGGTACACAGAAAAACAAACCGAGAACTTCGGGATTACGATGAAAATCAATAAAACGCTTCACACCGAACAAACGGATTTCCAATACTTGGAGATGGCAGAAACGGCTGAATGGGGCAATATGCTATTCCTTGACGGCATGGTCATGACGTCTGAAAAAGACGAATTCGTTTATCACGAAATGGTGGCGCACGTTCCATTGTTCACCCATCCAAACCCGGAGAACGTTCTGGTTGTCGGGGGCGGCGACGGCGGGGTTATCCGTGAAGTGCTCAAGCACCCATCTGTTAAAAAAGCGACGCTTGTCGACATTGACGGCAAAGTGATCGAGTACTCGAAAAAATTCTTGCCTTCAATCGCGTCGGGTCTTGAAGATTCACGCGTTGACGTAATCGTAGGTGACGGCTTCATGCACATCGCAGAATCCGAAAATAAATACGACGTCATCATGGTGGATTCCACTGAACCGGTTGGCCCGGCAGTGAACTTGTTCACAAAAGGCTTCTATGCAGGAATTTCAAAAGCCTTGAAAGAAGACGGCATTTTTGTTGCGCAGTCGGACAACCCATGGTTCAAAGCCGATTTGATCGAGCAAGTGCAAAAAGACGTGAAGGAAATCTTCCCGATCACAAAATTGTACTTGGCGAACATCCCGACTTACCCATCAGGCCTTTGGGCATTCACGATCGGTTCGAAAAAATACAACCCGCTGGAAGTGCCGGCTGAACGTTTCCACGATATCGAAACGAAGTACTACACAAAAGAATTGCACAACGCGGCATTCGTATTGCCGAAATTCGTGAAAGATCTGGCAGGCGAATAA
- the speB gene encoding agmatinase, whose amino-acid sequence MRFDETYSGKVFIKSHPNYEESKAVLYGMPMDWTVSYRPGSRFGPNKIREVSIGLEEYSPYLDRELEDVKFFDAGDIPLPFGNPEKSLLEIETYVHTLLADNKIPMGMGGEHLVSLPVMKAVASKYDDLAIIHFDAHTDLRENYEGEEYSHSTPIRKIADHIGPTNVYSFGIRSGMKEEFQWAKENGMHISKFEVLEPLKEILPTLQGRNVYVTIDMDVLDPAHAPGTGTVDAGGITSRELLASIHAIAASGVNVVGFDLVELAPVYDHSDQTANTASKLIREMILGWVK is encoded by the coding sequence ATGCGCTTTGACGAAACGTATTCAGGAAAAGTATTTATCAAAAGCCACCCGAACTACGAAGAATCGAAAGCGGTCCTTTACGGCATGCCGATGGACTGGACTGTCAGCTATCGTCCAGGCTCCCGTTTCGGCCCGAATAAAATCCGTGAAGTGTCGATCGGTTTGGAAGAATACAGCCCGTATCTTGACCGCGAACTGGAAGATGTGAAATTTTTCGACGCAGGCGACATTCCATTGCCGTTCGGCAACCCGGAAAAATCGCTGCTTGAAATCGAGACCTATGTCCACACGCTTTTAGCGGACAATAAAATTCCGATGGGCATGGGCGGCGAGCACTTGGTGTCTCTGCCGGTCATGAAAGCTGTTGCGAGCAAATACGACGATTTGGCGATTATCCATTTTGATGCGCATACCGATCTTCGCGAAAACTACGAAGGCGAAGAATATTCGCATTCCACGCCGATCCGCAAAATCGCGGACCATATCGGACCGACAAATGTCTACTCGTTCGGCATCCGTTCCGGCATGAAAGAAGAATTCCAATGGGCAAAAGAAAACGGCATGCACATCTCGAAATTCGAAGTGCTGGAGCCGTTGAAGGAAATTCTGCCAACGCTCCAAGGCCGCAACGTCTATGTCACAATCGATATGGACGTATTGGACCCTGCGCATGCGCCAGGCACCGGAACAGTCGACGCAGGCGGCATCACATCACGCGAACTATTGGCATCGATCCATGCCATTGCAGCGTCCGGCGTGAACGTTGTCGGATTTGATCTTGTAGAACTGGCACCGGTCTATGACCATTCCGACCAGACAGCTAACACAGCAAGCAAACTCATCCGAGAAATGATTCTTGGGTGGGTTAAATAA
- a CDS encoding 2-hydroxymuconate tautomerase: MPYVTVKMLEGRTEDQKRALVEKVSAVVSETTGAPIENVTVFIEDMKKTDYGVKGKLFSDIQ; this comes from the coding sequence ATGCCATACGTAACTGTCAAAATGCTCGAAGGGCGCACAGAAGATCAAAAACGCGCTTTAGTTGAAAAAGTCAGTGCCGTTGTTTCCGAAACAACTGGAGCACCGATCGAAAACGTCACGGTCTTTATCGAAGATATGAAAAAAACCGATTACGGCGTTAAAGGAAAACTTTTCTCGGATATCCAATAA
- a CDS encoding ABC transporter substrate-binding protein — protein MKKYWKFGASAGLAAMLLAGCGGQDAPTGENEETPVDTPKEVTEAEFPVTMKDATGEEVVIEAEPEAVVSMVPSNTEIVYELGLGEKIVGVSDFDNYPEEAASVEKIGGQEFNVEKIISLQPDLVLAHESGLGVGEAGIQQLRDAGLAVYVVSEAQSFDEVYETMTVIGQATGTMKEADALVSEMEAQVDEIEEQANTITEPKKVFVEVGSSPEIYTTGSGTFMDEMLDILNAENAAGELEGWVSMDPEAIVEKNPDVIISTEGAYVPDAVEKIKTRNGFAEVAAVKEDAVYNVDSDKVTRSGPRLTEGLMEMAQAIYPEVFSE, from the coding sequence ATGAAGAAGTACTGGAAGTTTGGGGCAAGTGCAGGATTGGCGGCTATGCTGCTCGCTGGATGCGGAGGGCAAGATGCACCGACAGGAGAAAATGAAGAAACCCCGGTGGATACGCCGAAAGAAGTGACAGAAGCAGAATTTCCGGTGACCATGAAGGATGCAACGGGAGAAGAAGTTGTCATCGAAGCGGAACCGGAAGCCGTCGTGTCGATGGTGCCATCCAATACAGAAATCGTATATGAACTCGGCTTGGGCGAAAAGATTGTTGGCGTATCCGATTTTGACAATTATCCGGAAGAAGCGGCGAGTGTTGAGAAAATCGGTGGACAGGAATTCAATGTTGAAAAAATCATCAGCCTGCAGCCAGACTTGGTGTTGGCCCATGAAAGCGGCCTAGGTGTCGGTGAAGCAGGAATTCAGCAACTGCGTGATGCGGGCCTTGCGGTCTACGTGGTTTCAGAGGCGCAAAGTTTCGATGAAGTATATGAAACAATGACCGTCATTGGACAGGCAACCGGTACCATGAAAGAAGCAGATGCCCTTGTGTCGGAAATGGAAGCCCAAGTGGATGAAATCGAAGAACAGGCAAATACGATTACAGAACCGAAAAAAGTATTCGTCGAAGTGGGAAGCAGCCCGGAAATTTATACAACCGGCAGCGGCACATTCATGGACGAGATGCTGGATATCCTAAACGCTGAAAATGCGGCCGGGGAATTAGAAGGCTGGGTCAGCATGGACCCGGAAGCCATTGTTGAGAAAAATCCCGACGTGATCATTTCGACAGAAGGTGCTTATGTGCCGGATGCAGTAGAAAAAATCAAAACCCGCAACGGTTTTGCAGAAGTGGCTGCCGTTAAAGAAGATGCGGTATACAACGTGGATTCTGATAAAGTCACTCGTTCCGGCCCGAGATTGACAGAAGGCTTGATGGAAATGGCACAAGCGATTTACCCGGAGGTTTTCAGTGAATAA
- a CDS encoding FecCD family ABC transporter permease gives MGGAVLLGVTVGTVAISPEVLWNPKSDETAANILWNIRMPRVVLAGLVGASLAIAGAAFQGLLKNPLADPYTLGVSSGASVGAVMTLFFGISVPFLGNYTLPVMSMLGALATMFAVMSFAKLVDRSMKMETVILTGIIFSSFLGSVISLMIALTGEELRQIIGWLLGSVSMRGWPYVQMSLPFMLIGSFLLWLQRRELNAMLFGEERAQHLGVDVKKSKLMILISGSLLTGSAVAVSGTIGFVGLVVPHMTRLVWGSDHRHVLPLSFINGAALLIICDLVSRTIISPTELPIGVITAFIGAPVFAFIFFRQRKGGK, from the coding sequence TTGGGAGGGGCTGTACTGCTGGGAGTAACGGTCGGAACAGTGGCGATTTCACCGGAAGTACTGTGGAATCCGAAATCGGATGAAACAGCTGCCAATATTTTATGGAACATCCGAATGCCCCGCGTGGTGTTGGCTGGCCTTGTAGGAGCTTCGCTGGCAATTGCCGGAGCGGCTTTCCAAGGCTTGCTGAAAAATCCATTGGCCGACCCTTACACTTTAGGAGTGTCATCCGGCGCCTCAGTCGGCGCTGTCATGACGCTCTTTTTCGGTATTTCAGTCCCGTTTTTAGGAAACTATACATTGCCGGTCATGAGCATGCTTGGAGCTTTGGCGACCATGTTTGCTGTCATGTCATTTGCGAAACTGGTCGACCGGTCGATGAAAATGGAAACGGTCATCTTGACGGGAATCATTTTCAGCTCTTTTCTCGGTTCAGTCATTTCATTGATGATTGCATTGACAGGAGAAGAGCTTCGCCAAATCATCGGCTGGCTGCTTGGCAGCGTGTCGATGCGCGGCTGGCCCTATGTCCAGATGTCTCTGCCATTTATGCTGATCGGCTCGTTTTTATTGTGGCTTCAGCGCCGTGAACTGAATGCGATGCTGTTCGGGGAAGAACGCGCCCAGCATTTAGGGGTGGATGTGAAAAAGAGCAAACTGATGATTTTAATCAGCGGCTCCCTGCTGACCGGGTCGGCAGTGGCCGTTTCGGGCACGATCGGCTTTGTTGGATTGGTGGTGCCGCATATGACGCGCCTCGTCTGGGGCTCGGACCACCGCCACGTATTGCCGCTGTCTTTTATTAACGGAGCGGCCTTACTGATCATCTGCGATTTGGTATCGCGCACCATCATTTCGCCGACAGAATTGCCGATCGGCGTCATTACCGCATTTATCGGAGCACCGGTCTTTGCATTCATCTTTTTCCGGCAACGCAAAGGAGGGAAATAA
- the cbiB gene encoding adenosylcobinamide-phosphate synthase CbiB: MVSHILAIGCGLLLDRIIGDPPNWPHPVRWFGTIISKLTKKWNHGPHAFRNGFGLVAIVAASAFAASYLLIAGAAAIHWGFGFLVETVLIAAGLAQKSLRDAAEEVYRPLLHKNWDQAREKLSWIVGRDTVHLDESEITRGVVETVSENTSDGVTAPLFWAFLLGAPGLWLYKAVNTCDSMVGYKNEEFSQFGFASARLDDVLNFIPSRITGAIILLATRNKRRLTLRQRFGEWAQDARKHPSPNSGWLEAATAVQLGIQLGGVNTYKGIQSVRARMGTPVYALQARHIKDAVRHMHIATIWFFILFAIGGLIIELA, encoded by the coding sequence ATGGTAAGCCATATTCTGGCCATTGGCTGTGGCTTGCTCCTCGACCGCATTATCGGAGATCCGCCAAATTGGCCGCATCCGGTGCGCTGGTTCGGGACAATCATTTCAAAACTAACGAAAAAATGGAATCATGGACCCCATGCTTTTCGAAACGGTTTTGGGCTTGTTGCCATTGTTGCTGCTAGCGCTTTCGCGGCCAGCTATTTGCTGATTGCCGGAGCGGCTGCCATTCACTGGGGCTTTGGTTTTCTTGTGGAGACGGTTTTAATCGCTGCGGGTCTGGCGCAAAAAAGCCTGCGCGATGCAGCGGAAGAGGTCTACCGGCCTTTGCTCCATAAAAACTGGGACCAGGCAAGAGAAAAACTGTCCTGGATCGTCGGCCGGGATACGGTGCATCTGGATGAAAGTGAAATTACCCGCGGCGTGGTGGAAACCGTTTCGGAAAACACAAGCGACGGCGTCACAGCACCGCTGTTTTGGGCTTTTTTGCTCGGCGCGCCAGGGCTTTGGCTGTATAAAGCTGTCAACACCTGCGACTCGATGGTAGGCTATAAAAACGAGGAATTTTCACAGTTTGGCTTTGCCTCGGCGCGCCTGGATGATGTCTTAAATTTCATCCCAAGCCGGATAACGGGTGCGATTATCCTGCTGGCAACACGCAACAAAAGAAGACTGACCTTGCGGCAGCGTTTTGGGGAATGGGCGCAGGATGCTCGAAAACACCCAAGCCCGAACAGCGGCTGGCTCGAAGCAGCTACGGCTGTCCAATTGGGCATTCAATTGGGCGGCGTCAATACATACAAAGGGATCCAATCGGTCCGTGCCCGTATGGGAACACCGGTTTACGCACTGCAGGCACGGCATATTAAAGACGCCGTTCGCCATATGCATATCGCAACAATTTGGTTTTTCATTCTTTTTGCTATAGGAGGGCTGATCATTGAACTTGCCTGA
- a CDS encoding adenosylcobinamide amidohydrolase, with translation MLSITELVGGYGEKNIVNNISFQVEKGSILGILGPNGSGKSTLMKLMSGILPARGGKIEIEGKSLADFGAKELAKQMAVLPQLHAHAFSHTVRETVSLGRYPHQSGWFSSWSDEDEQAVLEAMRLMNITHYENTLIDQLSGGEQQRVFVAQALAQNANILLLDEPTNHLDINHQKELLDTIKKQAIEKELTIVSIFHDINIASIYCDQLLLLDEGRIVRMGEPHEVVREEDIEAVYQTRISNYPHPELPKPQVTLLPGVSRQAAETTIRASDFILSPQMVLFQSQAPLKTVSSAVINAGAGWFRTFINRHVDMTYNIDNSFLEMTGFIEELGFKTTDTVGMMTAVRTEDAIVKEYEALFGSVVIAVTAGVGNAVDVSKALEREVRVGTINTWIMVNGNLSDEAFIQAMITATEAKTKALHEEQVTDPLTGTLATGTSTDSILVAATQQGEYLPYAGPITELGKLIGSGVFECTVEAIELYRERKGAW, from the coding sequence ATGCTCAGCATTACAGAACTGGTTGGCGGCTATGGAGAAAAAAATATCGTCAATAACATTTCATTCCAAGTCGAAAAAGGGTCGATTCTTGGCATTTTAGGGCCAAACGGCAGCGGAAAATCCACGTTGATGAAATTGATGAGCGGCATCTTGCCGGCAAGGGGCGGCAAGATTGAAATCGAAGGGAAATCACTTGCGGACTTCGGCGCTAAGGAACTGGCTAAGCAAATGGCGGTGCTCCCGCAGCTCCATGCCCATGCTTTTTCGCATACCGTCCGTGAAACCGTGTCACTCGGACGCTATCCTCATCAAAGCGGCTGGTTTTCCTCCTGGTCGGATGAAGACGAACAAGCAGTTCTAGAAGCGATGCGCTTGATGAATATCACGCATTACGAAAATACATTGATTGACCAATTGTCCGGCGGGGAACAGCAGCGCGTGTTTGTCGCGCAGGCCTTGGCCCAAAACGCGAACATCCTCTTGCTGGATGAACCGACCAACCATTTGGACATCAACCACCAAAAGGAATTGCTCGATACCATCAAAAAGCAGGCAATCGAAAAAGAGCTGACGATCGTCTCGATCTTCCATGACATCAATATTGCTTCTATCTACTGCGACCAGCTGCTGCTGCTCGATGAAGGGCGCATTGTCCGGATGGGCGAGCCGCATGAAGTGGTACGGGAAGAAGATATTGAAGCGGTTTACCAGACGCGCATCAGCAACTATCCGCATCCGGAATTGCCGAAGCCGCAAGTGACTTTGTTGCCGGGAGTCAGCCGGCAAGCGGCGGAAACGACGATACGTGCCAGCGACTTTATCTTATCGCCTCAGATGGTGCTGTTTCAAAGCCAGGCGCCGCTCAAGACGGTTTCTTCAGCGGTAATCAATGCAGGTGCTGGCTGGTTCCGCACCTTTATCAACCGGCATGTCGACATGACCTATAATATCGACAACAGCTTCTTAGAAATGACGGGATTTATTGAAGAACTGGGATTTAAAACGACAGATACGGTCGGCATGATGACGGCTGTCCGGACAGAAGATGCCATTGTAAAAGAATACGAAGCACTATTTGGTTCGGTTGTCATTGCTGTAACGGCCGGAGTGGGAAATGCAGTGGACGTTTCCAAAGCGCTCGAACGTGAGGTACGGGTTGGAACCATCAATACCTGGATTATGGTCAACGGCAATTTATCGGATGAAGCCTTTATCCAGGCGATGATCACGGCTACAGAAGCAAAAACGAAAGCGCTCCACGAAGAGCAAGTGACAGATCCCTTGACCGGCACTTTGGCCACAGGGACATCGACAGACAGCATCCTCGTTGCCGCCACCCAGCAAGGCGAATACCTGCCGTATGCTGGGCCGATTACGGAACTTGGCAAACTGATCGGTTCAGGTGTGTTCGAATGCACAGTCGAAGCAATTGAACTGTACCGGGAGAGAAAAGGAGCATGGTAA
- the cobD gene encoding threonine-phosphate decarboxylase CobD, with protein sequence MNLPDHGANPQRLYEKMGMERPPRILDFSENVHPFGPPAFIKESWQSMQHLITSYPDPDGEPFRSAAAHYHEVEPDRVIAGNGAAEIFTWLARRYRGKCVVLIEPAFSEYRKTLEAEGAEIKAIQLTAANGWRLEIEQVAQAAKESAAVYICNPHNPTGRLLQRSELLKIAEMCSKAGCELVLDEAFIDFVGEEFSLIPLQKNLEHVIIVRSMTKMYAVPGLRLGYALGKPEMLDELKQGAAHWNVNAISAHIGAGCLKEQAYREQVVKEAIEEQNKMVCFLTGNGCETTDSSANFLAFRLPHGKDADRFFEELLAKGIVLRHTKSFRGMDGQWFRIGMKSAGQMEELRGAITQWLQDN encoded by the coding sequence TTGAACTTGCCTGACCACGGGGCGAACCCGCAGCGTTTATATGAAAAAATGGGAATGGAGCGTCCTCCGAGGATTCTGGATTTCAGCGAAAATGTCCATCCGTTCGGACCGCCGGCCTTTATCAAGGAAAGCTGGCAGTCGATGCAACACCTCATCACTTCTTATCCGGACCCGGACGGCGAGCCGTTCCGTAGTGCGGCAGCCCATTACCATGAAGTGGAGCCGGACCGGGTGATTGCCGGAAACGGCGCAGCGGAGATTTTCACCTGGCTGGCACGCCGCTACCGCGGAAAGTGCGTGGTACTGATTGAACCCGCTTTTTCCGAATACCGCAAAACACTGGAAGCGGAAGGCGCGGAAATCAAAGCGATCCAACTAACCGCTGCAAACGGCTGGCGCCTTGAAATTGAACAGGTCGCACAAGCCGCCAAAGAGAGCGCTGCTGTTTACATCTGCAATCCGCACAATCCGACTGGCCGGCTTCTGCAGCGATCTGAACTGTTGAAAATAGCTGAAATGTGTTCCAAAGCGGGCTGTGAACTGGTGCTTGATGAAGCGTTTATCGATTTTGTAGGAGAAGAATTTTCGCTGATTCCACTACAAAAAAACCTGGAACACGTCATCATTGTCCGCTCGATGACAAAAATGTACGCCGTTCCGGGACTGCGTCTCGGCTATGCACTCGGGAAACCGGAAATGCTGGATGAATTAAAACAAGGCGCTGCCCACTGGAACGTCAATGCAATTTCAGCCCATATCGGGGCCGGCTGTTTGAAAGAACAGGCTTACCGGGAGCAGGTCGTAAAAGAAGCTATCGAGGAACAAAACAAAATGGTTTGTTTTTTAACCGGAAACGGTTGTGAAACAACTGATTCTTCGGCAAACTTTCTGGCATTCCGGCTGCCGCATGGAAAAGATGCAGACCGCTTTTTCGAGGAGCTGTTAGCTAAAGGGATTGTGCTCCGCCATACGAAATCATTCCGCGGCATGGACGGCCAATGGTTCCGCATCGGCATGAAATCGGCCGGTCAGATGGAAGAACTGAGAGGAGCGATTACGCAGTGGCTGCAGGACAACTAA
- a CDS encoding DUF1934 domain-containing protein, with product MQKAVKIKLTTIIRQPDVEDQQMELWSQGTLTVKNNRRYLQYEEQLEELSIRTTVKISENEAVIMRSGGLQMRLPFLLHKEQTGNLTNEQGSFMLTTKAHELSISDTRFKVRYDLAMGSAHVGEYEMEIQFLEGNQ from the coding sequence ATGCAAAAAGCAGTGAAAATTAAGCTCACGACAATCATCCGCCAGCCGGACGTGGAAGATCAGCAGATGGAATTGTGGTCGCAGGGAACGCTGACGGTGAAAAATAACCGGCGCTACTTGCAATACGAAGAACAGTTGGAAGAACTGTCGATTCGGACCACGGTGAAAATCAGCGAAAACGAAGCAGTCATCATGAGAAGCGGCGGCCTGCAGATGCGGCTACCGTTTTTATTACATAAAGAGCAAACGGGAAACTTAACGAATGAGCAAGGTTCCTTTATGCTGACGACAAAAGCTCATGAGCTGTCGATCAGCGATACACGCTTTAAAGTCCGGTACGACTTGGCGATGGGGTCCGCTCATGTCGGAGAATACGAAATGGAAATTCAATTTTTGGAGGGAAACCAATGA
- a CDS encoding YwhD family protein: MANEEKPKQKVGFTIIKNDPTDGHKGYGIGSLSLENVSPLFIDIEEQSAFIDIGAMHARSQVEKGIKFTTNREDSAGGKPYWLIWITIDFNPAGPYYAGVTACEMVVNREKRRGYKILAEHVNLMDKSMKRKIIVDHMDDSSKQVLAEYLKSHNAEMWERSEPKLRQELTV, from the coding sequence ATGGCTAATGAAGAAAAACCAAAACAAAAAGTAGGATTCACCATTATAAAAAACGACCCGACAGACGGCCACAAAGGCTACGGCATCGGCTCCTTATCGCTTGAAAACGTATCCCCGCTTTTCATTGACATCGAAGAGCAGTCGGCATTTATCGACATCGGTGCCATGCATGCACGCAGCCAAGTCGAAAAGGGCATCAAGTTTACGACGAACCGCGAAGATTCAGCGGGCGGCAAACCGTATTGGCTGATTTGGATCACCATCGATTTCAATCCGGCCGGCCCTTATTATGCCGGTGTAACGGCTTGCGAAATGGTCGTGAACCGGGAAAAACGGCGTGGCTACAAAATTTTGGCGGAGCATGTCAACTTGATGGACAAATCGATGAAACGCAAAATTATCGTTGACCACATGGACGATTCTTCAAAGCAGGTACTGGCGGAATACTTGAAAAGCCATAATGCTGAAATGTGGGAACGCAGTGAACCGAAGCTTCGTCAAGAGCTAACTGTATAA
- the argS gene encoding arginine--tRNA ligase, with product MNAVEKVQHDIKMAISEAVQKAELSPEPIEVHLESPKDKANGDYATNIAMQLTRVAKKAPRVIAEAIVGNIDKDSANIETVDIAGPGFINITIKKDYLLDVVKTVLEQKEDYGRTNSGGGERIQVEFVSANPTGDLHLGHARGSSVGDSLCNLLDLAGYDVSREYYINDAGNQINNLALSIEARYFEALGEELNMPEDGYRGQDIKDIAGELVKEHGDKFVHMTKEERFDAFRKHGLKVELAKLQKDLADFRVEFDVWFSETSLYEKGEIDVALNKLRENGHIFEEDGATWFRSTTFGDDKDRVLIKNDGSYTYLLPDIAYHEDKLSRGFDKLINIWGADHHGYIPRMKAAIEALGYDRDTLEVSIIQMVQLYKDGEKMKMSKRTGKAVTMRELVELVGLDAVRYFFAMRSGDTHMDFDLDLAVSQSNENPVYYSQYAHARICSILRQGEEQGLTPSTDHLELLTSEKEIDVLKKIGDFPQVVADAAKQRAPHRITTYIHELAAHFHSFYNANKVLDASNAELTGARLALITGVKTTLANALRVVGVSAPDKM from the coding sequence ATGAATGCAGTAGAAAAAGTGCAGCACGACATTAAAATGGCCATCAGCGAAGCGGTTCAAAAAGCGGAGCTATCGCCGGAACCGATTGAAGTTCACCTGGAGTCGCCTAAAGACAAAGCGAACGGCGATTACGCCACCAATATTGCCATGCAATTGACGCGTGTGGCGAAAAAAGCACCGCGTGTGATTGCGGAAGCGATTGTTGGAAACATTGACAAAGATTCGGCGAACATTGAAACCGTCGACATCGCAGGGCCTGGCTTCATCAACATCACCATCAAAAAAGACTACTTATTGGATGTTGTAAAAACAGTACTGGAGCAAAAAGAAGATTACGGTCGCACCAATTCAGGCGGCGGCGAACGCATCCAAGTGGAATTCGTTTCGGCTAACCCGACAGGCGACTTGCACCTTGGCCATGCCCGCGGTTCATCCGTCGGCGATTCGCTGTGCAACCTATTGGACCTTGCCGGATACGACGTATCGCGTGAATACTACATCAACGATGCCGGAAACCAGATTAACAATTTGGCGTTGTCCATCGAAGCCCGTTATTTCGAAGCGCTTGGCGAAGAATTGAACATGCCGGAAGACGGCTACCGCGGTCAGGACATCAAAGACATCGCTGGAGAACTTGTGAAAGAGCACGGCGATAAATTCGTTCATATGACAAAAGAAGAACGTTTCGATGCATTCCGCAAGCACGGCTTGAAAGTGGAACTTGCGAAGCTGCAGAAAGACTTGGCGGATTTCCGTGTTGAGTTTGACGTCTGGTTCTCTGAAACTTCTTTGTACGAAAAAGGCGAAATTGACGTTGCATTGAATAAGCTTCGCGAAAACGGCCATATTTTTGAAGAAGACGGCGCTACTTGGTTCCGTTCGACAACATTTGGCGACGACAAAGACCGCGTTTTGATCAAAAATGACGGTTCGTACACTTACCTGTTGCCGGACATTGCCTACCATGAAGACAAACTATCCCGCGGCTTTGATAAATTGATTAATATTTGGGGGGCTGACCACCACGGCTATATTCCGCGTATGAAAGCGGCAATTGAAGCGCTTGGCTATGACCGCGATACGCTAGAAGTCAGCATCATCCAAATGGTCCAATTGTACAAAGACGGCGAGAAAATGAAGATGAGCAAACGTACCGGCAAAGCGGTAACAATGCGTGAATTGGTTGAGTTGGTCGGCCTTGATGCAGTCCGTTATTTCTTCGCGATGCGTTCAGGCGATACACATATGGACTTTGATTTGGATCTTGCGGTATCGCAGTCCAACGAAAACCCGGTTTACTATTCACAATATGCACATGCCCGCATCTGCTCGATCTTGCGTCAGGGAGAAGAACAGGGGCTGACCCCATCAACAGATCACCTGGAGTTATTGACTTCTGAAAAAGAAATCGATGTCTTGAAGAAAATCGGCGATTTCCCGCAAGTGGTGGCAGATGCTGCAAAACAGCGTGCGCCCCACCGCATCACAACTTATATCCATGAATTGGCGGCGCATTTCCATAGCTTCTATAACGCCAATAAAGTCCTGGATGCGTCCAATGCTGAACTGACAGGCGCGCGCCTTGCTTTGATTACAGGCGTTAAAACCACTTTGGCAAATGCCTTAAGAGTTGTCGGTGTTTCTGCTCCCGACAAAATGTAA
- a CDS encoding antibiotic biosynthesis monooxygenase family protein translates to MELYKWTGQRDQGVALLAATPNARLIYLVDGEESTVLFESEGGAAPQGFEAYQVLNAVGDINDGFYAVFNNIPVTEEGRELFESRFQNRAGMVEKEPGFAAIRVLRPVNSDTYIILTLWKDEKSFTDWQESQAYNHAHAKRGTSEGIDKKPNIFPRPSFVKTYIR, encoded by the coding sequence ATGGAATTGTATAAATGGACAGGCCAGCGCGACCAAGGGGTAGCGCTTCTCGCAGCGACGCCAAATGCGCGGCTGATTTATTTGGTGGACGGCGAAGAATCGACTGTACTTTTTGAATCCGAAGGCGGAGCGGCTCCGCAAGGATTTGAAGCATACCAAGTATTGAATGCAGTCGGCGACATCAACGACGGCTTTTACGCAGTATTCAACAACATTCCGGTGACAGAAGAAGGACGCGAACTGTTTGAGTCGCGCTTTCAAAACAGAGCGGGCATGGTGGAAAAAGAACCGGGATTCGCAGCGATCCGTGTCTTGCGTCCCGTCAATTCGGATACTTACATCATCCTGACCTTATGGAAAGACGAAAAATCGTTTACCGATTGGCAAGAGTCGCAGGCTTATAATCATGCACATGCGAAACGCGGAACTTCAGAAGGCATTGACAAAAAGCCGAACATTTTCCCGCGCCCTTCATTTGTCAAAACCTATATTCGATGA